One Persicobacter psychrovividus DNA window includes the following coding sequences:
- a CDS encoding acyl transferase: MQKLKQRVLTVTPETFDQLALDVFRYQAVNNPIYKQWIDLLGLDAQAITSVDQIPYLPISFFKSQQIVSGQWQIQDTFESSGTTGMATSKHFIEDLGFYDQLAAKIFETHYGAVEDYVFLGLLPSYLERTTSSLVRMVDQFIKKGRHAESGFFLNDHESLLSSIDQVRKSGKKSVLIGVTFGLLDLADAHQADLSDVIVMETGGMKGRRKEMLREEVHTFLQNRLNLNEVHSEYGMTELLSQAYSKGKSLFEAHHSMRISLRETNDPLSREVRNKTGVINVIDLGNVHSCSFIATEDLGRLHPDGRFEVLGRLDNSDIRGCNLMIG, from the coding sequence ATGCAAAAATTAAAACAACGGGTGCTGACCGTCACACCAGAGACCTTCGACCAGTTAGCGCTGGATGTCTTCAGGTATCAGGCCGTCAACAACCCTATATATAAACAATGGATTGATTTGCTTGGCCTCGATGCCCAGGCGATCACTTCCGTCGATCAAATTCCATATTTGCCGATTTCCTTCTTTAAAAGTCAGCAAATCGTGAGCGGCCAATGGCAGATTCAGGACACCTTCGAAAGTAGTGGCACAACAGGAATGGCCACGAGCAAGCACTTTATCGAAGATCTTGGCTTTTACGATCAGCTTGCGGCCAAAATATTTGAAACACATTATGGCGCCGTAGAAGATTATGTGTTCCTCGGCTTGCTCCCCTCCTACCTGGAGCGCACAACCTCATCGCTGGTCAGGATGGTGGATCAGTTTATCAAGAAAGGGCGACATGCCGAATCTGGTTTCTTTTTGAACGATCATGAATCGCTGTTGAGCAGCATCGATCAGGTGAGAAAATCAGGTAAGAAATCTGTCCTTATTGGGGTAACATTTGGGCTGCTTGATCTTGCTGACGCACATCAGGCCGACCTGTCGGATGTTATTGTTATGGAGACTGGAGGTATGAAAGGACGGCGAAAAGAAATGTTAAGGGAGGAAGTTCACACCTTTTTACAAAACCGCCTGAACTTAAATGAAGTACACTCAGAATATGGCATGACGGAATTACTCTCGCAAGCGTATTCCAAGGGCAAATCGCTCTTTGAGGCACATCACAGTATGCGCATCAGCTTGAGGGAAACCAATGACCCGCTGTCAAGGGAAGTGCGTAACAAGACTGGCGTCATTAATGTCATCGACCTGGGCAATGTACATTCCTGTTCATTTATAGCCACCGAAGATTTGGGACGCCTGCATCCTGATGGCCGATTTGAGGTTTTGGGCAGGCTCGACAATTCCGATATTCGGGGTTGTAATCTAATGATTGGCTAA
- a CDS encoding PAS domain-containing sensor histidine kinase gives MNNSFEQPLNFQHILTHLKDFSHSLELSNFIVQAVERKNTCLLWDMNKGEVLGLDGLSRYFPLPKEVERPCDANIFLSLFRNEDQWMIAQFLQDNNNEQGSTNMMCCLSQGQEEVYFRIFLQWFPEIEILGFEFKMTSAHPFQLKDQQKDERALLLHKKLSLEICSEIKVGGFWLQVGEELGWCSPTVYTILGLDDRSVAPTVQNFMEYLHPRFRQTLSTKFLSLEHGKFYHFEIQLRHKVYGYRWVAFGVKREKVGQETYLIGYFKDIHEEHSKKALADQQEHQLSTTKQRIYELKDSLSEMKYRLSNREQELDQLIYRIAHNLRAPVATQKGLISILKLGVSPQELTDLMERMENNAEQMDQFIFQIMQYLNMTKDNQRFVRQIDVRQMVMDILNKVHESHLYPLVKISRVTGNFPLPIFVGNEAKVAVIFENLIANAFKFADVLGDSQSVTVHLDISEKGLSAKVIDNGQGIHRNEIPNIFTMFYRGLQPKISNGLGLFVVKNAVEDLGGWVSVESELKVGSTFSIFIPQKKVQSL, from the coding sequence GCCTGTTATGGGACATGAATAAGGGCGAGGTGCTGGGGCTCGATGGTTTATCGAGATATTTTCCCTTACCCAAAGAAGTGGAGCGCCCCTGTGATGCCAATATTTTTTTATCGCTTTTCCGAAATGAAGATCAATGGATGATCGCTCAGTTTTTACAGGATAATAATAATGAGCAGGGATCGACCAACATGATGTGTTGCCTTAGTCAGGGGCAGGAAGAGGTTTATTTCCGAATTTTTCTTCAATGGTTTCCTGAGATTGAAATTTTAGGCTTTGAGTTTAAAATGACCTCTGCGCACCCTTTTCAACTTAAAGATCAGCAAAAAGATGAGCGTGCTTTATTGCTTCATAAGAAATTGTCTTTGGAGATTTGCAGTGAAATCAAAGTTGGCGGGTTTTGGTTGCAGGTGGGGGAGGAATTAGGCTGGTGTTCGCCCACGGTATATACGATCCTCGGTTTGGACGATCGGAGTGTGGCGCCAACAGTACAGAATTTCATGGAGTATCTTCATCCGCGATTTCGGCAGACGCTAAGTACCAAGTTTTTATCGCTTGAACATGGTAAGTTTTATCATTTTGAAATACAGTTGCGCCACAAGGTGTATGGTTACCGATGGGTGGCTTTTGGAGTGAAGAGAGAGAAGGTGGGGCAGGAAACTTATTTGATTGGTTATTTCAAGGATATTCACGAGGAGCACAGCAAAAAGGCACTGGCCGATCAGCAGGAGCATCAGTTGAGTACCACCAAACAGCGAATCTACGAACTGAAAGATTCCCTTTCTGAAATGAAATACCGCCTGAGTAATCGGGAGCAGGAACTCGATCAGCTTATTTATCGCATTGCTCATAATTTGCGTGCGCCCGTCGCGACTCAAAAAGGGCTGATTTCCATACTGAAACTGGGCGTGAGCCCGCAGGAGTTGACCGACCTGATGGAGCGAATGGAGAATAATGCAGAACAGATGGATCAGTTTATCTTTCAGATCATGCAGTATTTGAACATGACCAAGGATAATCAGCGATTTGTTCGGCAAATAGATGTTCGCCAAATGGTGATGGATATTTTGAATAAGGTGCATGAATCGCACCTTTACCCCTTAGTGAAAATCAGTCGGGTTACGGGGAATTTCCCTTTGCCGATTTTTGTAGGTAATGAAGCGAAAGTGGCGGTTATTTTTGAAAACCTGATAGCCAATGCCTTTAAATTTGCGGATGTGCTTGGGGATTCGCAGTCCGTTACGGTGCACCTTGATATTAGCGAAAAAGGACTTTCTGCCAAGGTGATTGATAATGGGCAAGGGATTCACAGAAATGAAATTCCCAATATTTTCACCATGTTTTACAGGGGGCTTCAGCCTAAAATTTCCAATGGTTTGGGCTTATTTGTCGTGAAAAATGCGGTGGAGGATTTAGGGGGATGGGTGAGTGTGGAGAGTGAGCTTAAAGTGGGCTCAACATTTTCCATCTTTATTCCTCAGAAAAAAGTGCAGTCGCTGTAA
- the hemN gene encoding oxygen-independent coproporphyrinogen III oxidase: MNQSLIKKYNVPAPRYTSYPTVPFWEENNPSVERWIQAVQHTFDKTNDQQGISVYVHLPFCEKLCTYCGCNKRITKNHKVEDPYLEAVLQEWQFYLSKLSAKPVLREIHVGGGTPTFFSPENLKHLFTSIFDTVIIPEEHDYSFEGHPNNTTEAHLQVMAEMGFNRVSYGVQDFDLKVQTTINRIQPLQKVVDATNFARKHGYRSVNFDLVYGLPFQTVEIIQDTLQKIDHLRPDRIAFYSYAHVPWTAKGQRAYDENDLPSDEEKRALYEAGKAGLLAMGYHDIGMDHFALEEDGLYQAFIEDRLHRNFMGYTTNQTELMIGLGCSSISDAGTAFAQTEKKVEDYQKGILEGSLNLIKGHFLTDEDLVLRKALLELICNNALVLTEEIKATFDQAAKDQLAVFEAEGIIELRPDHLQVTAGGLAFIRNVCMVFDARLRARKSANNQQLFSKSI; encoded by the coding sequence ATGAATCAATCTTTGATAAAAAAATATAACGTCCCAGCACCTCGGTACACTTCGTATCCTACGGTACCATTCTGGGAAGAAAATAACCCTTCCGTTGAGCGTTGGATTCAGGCGGTACAACATACTTTCGACAAAACCAATGATCAGCAGGGCATTAGCGTGTATGTTCATCTTCCGTTTTGTGAAAAACTGTGTACCTATTGTGGTTGCAATAAAAGGATCACCAAAAATCATAAAGTAGAGGATCCTTATTTGGAGGCTGTTTTGCAAGAGTGGCAATTCTATCTGTCGAAGCTTTCTGCCAAACCAGTCCTTCGGGAAATCCATGTTGGCGGTGGTACGCCTACTTTTTTCTCGCCAGAAAACCTCAAACACCTTTTTACAAGTATTTTTGATACGGTCATTATCCCTGAAGAACACGATTACAGTTTTGAAGGCCACCCGAATAATACCACTGAAGCACACCTGCAGGTGATGGCAGAGATGGGTTTCAACAGGGTAAGTTACGGTGTGCAGGATTTTGACCTGAAAGTTCAGACGACCATCAACCGTATTCAGCCATTGCAAAAAGTGGTGGATGCCACCAACTTTGCACGTAAGCATGGTTACCGATCGGTGAATTTTGATTTGGTGTATGGCTTGCCTTTTCAGACGGTAGAGATTATTCAGGATACCCTGCAAAAGATCGATCATCTTCGCCCTGACCGAATCGCCTTTTATTCTTATGCGCATGTGCCGTGGACAGCCAAAGGGCAACGGGCGTATGACGAAAATGACCTCCCTTCTGATGAGGAAAAACGAGCGCTGTATGAAGCAGGAAAAGCAGGCTTGTTGGCCATGGGCTATCACGATATCGGGATGGATCATTTTGCTTTAGAAGAGGATGGACTGTATCAGGCGTTTATAGAAGATCGTTTGCACCGTAACTTTATGGGCTACACCACCAATCAGACGGAGTTGATGATTGGGTTGGGATGCTCTTCAATTTCTGATGCAGGAACAGCTTTTGCGCAAACGGAAAAAAAGGTGGAAGATTACCAAAAGGGAATTTTGGAAGGCTCTTTAAATTTGATAAAAGGACACTTCCTCACCGATGAAGATTTGGTATTGCGAAAAGCACTTTTGGAACTGATCTGTAATAATGCCTTGGTGCTAACTGAGGAAATCAAAGCCACTTTCGACCAGGCAGCCAAAGATCAGCTTGCTGTATTTGAGGCGGAAGGAATCATTGAGCTTCGTCCTGATCATTTACAGGTTACAGCGGGAGGACTTGCCTTTATCCGAAACGTTTGTATGGTGTTCGATGCCCGCCTGCGAGCACGGAAATCAGCCAATAATCAGCAATTATTCAGTAAGTCGATATAA